A genomic window from Candidatus Binatia bacterium includes:
- a CDS encoding amidohydrolase family protein: protein MTYAAHRRIIDADSHVIELDDFLVEFADPAERALIPPMDAQTELPVVPEALARAKELFALRQEDDAVMAKFEASLLDTRKSGWSRIGAFDPKERSHALDLFGFEMQLVLPTFAFHQFAHSKDPRVLEAGARALNRAMGAFCGHDTRLRAIGYIPLSLGPEVAAGLMDQGLRDGCYTFMVDTNEPNPAARSFTHPDFDPIWKRFRDARAPFVVHIAVNGEYQPVSPSFGNNGQAALAATGDAPPGALGMLGLKNSAELFLSAMIFDGVFDRVPGLKGISMEHGAVWLPSWLQAIDTAAHTFRHLQPYLREQQKPSDVVRESLRFAPFAGEPLGWIIENIGPEILVFGSDYPHPEGTHNPIEKFEATMQGCDDATFDAFYHGNMEAVMGL, encoded by the coding sequence ATGACCTACGCCGCTCACCGCCGCATCATCGATGCGGACAGTCACGTCATCGAGCTCGATGACTTCCTCGTGGAGTTCGCCGACCCGGCCGAGCGGGCGCTCATCCCGCCGATGGACGCGCAGACGGAACTCCCGGTCGTGCCCGAGGCTCTCGCCCGCGCAAAGGAGCTCTTTGCGCTTCGTCAGGAAGACGATGCGGTGATGGCGAAGTTCGAGGCGAGCCTCCTGGACACGCGCAAGAGCGGTTGGAGTCGGATCGGAGCGTTCGACCCCAAGGAGCGCTCGCACGCACTCGATCTGTTCGGCTTCGAGATGCAGCTCGTTCTGCCGACGTTCGCGTTTCACCAGTTCGCCCACAGCAAGGATCCGCGCGTTCTCGAGGCGGGGGCGCGCGCGCTGAACCGGGCGATGGGCGCCTTCTGCGGTCACGATACGCGGCTTCGCGCGATCGGGTACATTCCGCTCTCTCTCGGACCAGAGGTCGCGGCGGGGCTCATGGACCAGGGGCTCCGCGATGGTTGCTACACCTTCATGGTCGACACAAACGAGCCGAACCCGGCGGCCCGGTCCTTCACGCATCCGGACTTCGATCCGATCTGGAAGCGCTTTCGTGACGCGCGTGCGCCCTTCGTAGTTCACATTGCCGTGAACGGAGAGTACCAGCCCGTCTCACCGAGCTTTGGGAACAACGGGCAGGCGGCGCTGGCAGCGACCGGTGACGCGCCTCCGGGAGCGCTCGGGATGCTCGGTCTCAAGAACAGCGCGGAGCTGTTCCTGTCGGCGATGATCTTCGACGGGGTGTTCGATCGCGTGCCTGGGTTAAAGGGCATCTCGATGGAGCACGGCGCGGTGTGGCTCCCGTCGTGGCTCCAGGCGATCGATACGGCCGCGCACACGTTCCGTCATCTGCAGCCGTACCTTCGGGAGCAGCAGAAGCCTTCGGACGTCGTTCGCGAGAGCCTCAGGTTCGCGCCATTTGCCGGCGAGCCTCTGGGATGGATCATCGAGAACATCGGCCCCGAGATTCTCGTCTTCGGCTCGGACTATCCGCATCCGGAGGGCACCCATAATCCCATCGAGAAGTTCGAGGCGACGATGCAAGGGTGTGACGACGCGACGTTCGACGCATTCTATCACGGCAACATGGAAGCCGTGATGGGGCTCTAG
- a CDS encoding amidohydrolase family protein, whose amino-acid sequence MSDLEPVISADSHICEIEACYDDIDPDFRDRRPKAIFDEQAGAVLEISDLGLRIPMGLVCTGGRPPEDFGRAVPWEEIHPAGFDPAERLAIQDAEGVRAEVLYPSLGMILCNHPDVDYKKACFDAYNRWLASFCEKDPQRLLGVGQATVRTIDEGIEELRAIKAQGFRSVMLPGDPSVEDYDHPCYDPLWEACIDLGLPVSFHILTTKDGIMDRVRGNSNLVRQINTVRGVQNIVMVLILGGVFDRHPDLRVICVEADAGWVPHFKFRLDHAYERHRHHLSTTELARMPGEYMDENVYVTFQDDYSVKHVRGGLEMSRVLWATDFPHSDGTYPYTRKVIDEVTDGLDPADRNRLLRGNAAALYEITY is encoded by the coding sequence ATGAGCGATCTTGAGCCCGTGATCTCCGCCGACTCACATATCTGCGAGATCGAGGCATGCTACGACGACATCGACCCCGACTTCCGCGACCGGCGGCCCAAGGCGATCTTCGACGAACAGGCCGGCGCCGTCCTCGAGATCTCCGACCTCGGTCTCCGCATCCCAATGGGACTCGTCTGCACCGGCGGTCGCCCACCAGAAGACTTCGGCCGCGCCGTCCCGTGGGAAGAGATCCATCCCGCCGGCTTCGATCCCGCCGAGCGCCTCGCGATTCAGGACGCCGAGGGCGTGCGAGCCGAAGTGCTCTACCCCTCATTGGGCATGATCCTCTGCAACCACCCGGACGTCGACTACAAGAAGGCGTGCTTCGACGCGTACAACAGGTGGCTCGCGAGTTTCTGTGAGAAAGACCCGCAGAGGCTTCTCGGTGTCGGCCAAGCGACGGTGCGTACAATCGACGAAGGCATCGAAGAGCTTCGCGCGATCAAGGCGCAAGGATTCCGCAGCGTGATGCTGCCGGGCGATCCCTCCGTCGAGGACTACGACCACCCCTGTTACGACCCCCTGTGGGAAGCGTGTATCGATCTCGGACTCCCCGTGAGCTTCCACATCCTGACCACGAAGGACGGGATCATGGACCGGGTCCGCGGGAACTCGAACCTCGTCCGCCAGATCAACACGGTCCGTGGTGTTCAGAACATCGTGATGGTGCTCATCCTCGGCGGCGTCTTCGATCGGCATCCCGACCTCCGTGTCATCTGCGTAGAAGCCGACGCCGGCTGGGTCCCCCACTTCAAATTCCGCCTCGACCACGCTTACGAGAGGCACCGACACCACCTGAGCACCACGGAACTCGCGCGGATGCCGGGCGAATACATGGACGAGAACGTCTACGTGACGTTCCAGGACGACTACAGCGTGAAGCACGTACGCGGCGGCCTCGAGATGAGTCGGGTCCTTTGGGCGACCGATTTCCCGCACAGTGACGGAACGTATCCCTACACGCGCAAAGTGATCGACGAGGTGACCGACGGCCTCGACCCGGCCGATCGCAACCGCCTGCTGCGCGGCAACGCCGCCGCGCTCTACGAGATCACCTACTAG
- a CDS encoding nitroreductase family protein, with translation MPELSVHEAIFTARAVRHLKTDPIPRADLEYLIEAATMAPSAGNMQMWSFVVVTDRDQMRRMADTHRDVGRQYIRDGVLADPQLDDARRKIYTGAMHNVEHLDEAGAIIVACLTMPCPDNVGVASGLFGSIYPAIQNITLAARSRELGTVMITLATDHCPVGPKAHPPIREILVLPEGVEAVALIPVGYPERRFGRPNRRPAAKCTHWDRWSA, from the coding sequence ATGCCAGAGCTCTCCGTTCACGAAGCGATCTTCACTGCGCGCGCCGTGCGCCACCTGAAGACCGACCCTATTCCCCGCGCCGACCTCGAGTACTTGATCGAAGCCGCGACGATGGCCCCCAGCGCGGGCAACATGCAGATGTGGTCCTTCGTCGTAGTGACCGACCGCGACCAGATGCGGCGGATGGCCGACACCCACCGCGACGTCGGACGCCAGTACATCCGCGACGGCGTGCTCGCCGATCCCCAGCTGGATGACGCGCGACGCAAGATCTACACGGGCGCGATGCACAATGTCGAACACCTCGACGAAGCGGGCGCCATCATCGTCGCCTGCCTGACGATGCCCTGCCCCGACAATGTCGGTGTCGCATCGGGCCTGTTCGGATCAATCTACCCGGCGATCCAGAACATCACGCTCGCGGCTCGCTCTCGCGAGCTCGGGACGGTCATGATCACCCTCGCCACCGACCACTGTCCCGTCGGGCCGAAGGCCCACCCTCCGATCCGCGAGATCCTCGTTCTCCCCGAGGGCGTGGAGGCCGTCGCGCTGATCCCGGTCGGCTACCCCGAGCGCCGCTTCGGGCGACCGAACCGCCGCCCAGCCGCGAAGTGCACTCACTGGGACCGCTGGTCGGCCTAA
- a CDS encoding SDR family oxidoreductase: MDLGIRGRRAIINGGSAGLGKGCAAALAREGVDLVISARGEERLAATAEEISTETGVSVTPVAADHTTAEGRERILAACPEPDILVSTCSPPPWGTDFREVGPAQWQEYLESGLLGPAEFIRATVDGMAERGFGRVVNVTTGAAKFPSEMRILSGPPRAALANYSVAAAKVMAKHNVTINNLLPGFHHTAAAQEQFSKIAEKRGTSYAEEIDRWVERVGIPAGRFGDADDFGAICALFCSKYASYIVGQSLVVDGGITTAIF, translated from the coding sequence ATGGATCTCGGGATCAGGGGACGACGGGCCATCATCAACGGCGGAAGCGCCGGTCTGGGCAAAGGGTGCGCGGCCGCCCTGGCGCGGGAGGGGGTCGATCTCGTGATCTCGGCGCGGGGCGAAGAGCGCCTGGCCGCGACCGCCGAGGAGATCTCGACCGAAACCGGCGTCTCGGTCACCCCGGTGGCCGCCGACCACACGACCGCCGAGGGCCGGGAGCGGATTCTGGCCGCCTGCCCCGAACCGGACATCCTGGTCAGCACCTGCAGCCCGCCACCGTGGGGCACGGACTTCCGCGAGGTCGGGCCCGCGCAATGGCAGGAATACCTGGAATCCGGCCTCCTGGGGCCTGCCGAGTTCATCCGCGCGACCGTGGACGGCATGGCCGAGCGCGGCTTCGGGCGGGTCGTCAACGTAACCACCGGAGCGGCGAAGTTCCCAAGCGAGATGCGCATCCTCTCGGGGCCCCCGCGCGCGGCGCTCGCCAACTACTCGGTGGCAGCCGCCAAGGTGATGGCGAAACACAACGTTACGATCAACAATCTCCTTCCCGGCTTCCACCACACCGCCGCCGCTCAGGAACAGTTCAGCAAGATCGCCGAGAAGCGCGGCACCAGCTACGCCGAGGAGATCGACCGCTGGGTCGAACGCGTCGGTATCCCCGCCGGCCGCTTCGGTGACGCCGACGACTTCGGCGCCATCTGCGCACTCTTCTGCAGCAAGTACGCGAGCTACATCGTCGGCCAGAGTCTCGTCGTCGACGGCGGGATCACGACGGCGATCTTTTGA
- a CDS encoding Coq4 family protein, translating into MPDSTTMPPTLFPRDWPRAWRALKILIADSDRTDQVFEIIDGLAGDSLENSYQRFIADPEGQRLLRERPSLLAALSDRAALAAMPAGSFGRAYLDCMEKGSLTADGLVEADEVAAKNLDKPPLADPDREFVGDRMRDMHDLWHVLTGYGMDEAGETANLAFSHAQIPNLGMGLIVGAGAVIGPKDLKFTWPRYLVAAWQRGRATSFLGVAPYEDLLPQPLEEVRAGLGIPPAEHVHPMGIAIATRDACGEDGVQWVS; encoded by the coding sequence ATGCCCGATTCCACGACGATGCCGCCCACCCTGTTCCCGAGAGATTGGCCCCGCGCTTGGCGCGCGCTGAAGATCCTGATCGCGGACTCTGATCGCACCGATCAGGTGTTCGAGATCATCGACGGGCTCGCGGGTGACTCGCTCGAGAATAGCTACCAGCGCTTCATCGCCGACCCCGAGGGCCAACGCCTGCTGCGCGAGCGCCCCTCGCTCCTCGCCGCGCTTTCGGATCGCGCCGCGCTCGCGGCCATGCCGGCCGGGTCGTTCGGCCGGGCGTATCTCGACTGCATGGAGAAGGGCAGCCTCACCGCGGATGGCCTGGTCGAAGCCGACGAGGTTGCTGCCAAGAACCTGGACAAGCCGCCGCTGGCTGATCCCGACCGTGAGTTCGTCGGCGACCGGATGCGCGACATGCATGATCTCTGGCACGTCCTCACCGGGTACGGCATGGACGAGGCGGGTGAGACCGCCAACCTCGCGTTCAGTCATGCCCAGATCCCGAACCTCGGGATGGGCCTCATCGTCGGCGCGGGTGCTGTCATCGGCCCGAAAGACCTGAAGTTCACGTGGCCACGGTACCTCGTCGCCGCCTGGCAGCGCGGGCGGGCCACATCGTTCCTCGGCGTCGCTCCCTATGAGGACCTGCTCCCGCAGCCCCTCGAAGAAGTCCGCGCCGGGCTAGGTATTCCCCCCGCGGAGCACGTTCACCCTATGGGGATTGCCATCGCCACCCGGGATGCTTGCGGGGAGGACGGCGTCCAATGGGTAAGTTGA
- a CDS encoding aldo/keto reductase, giving the protein MTSFERAFPTTRRRALQILALLGLGGAELAKSAGALAESAARADAAWPEMTYRTLGKTGFEGSRLVFGCGAALMFWGKDELLNAAFDHGVNVFDVGTSDYYRNAESNLAAFAKKRRDKIFLISKGLVGLDVQPGDELTSAQLKTCAANWTKSMDQSLTDLATDHVNAYYIMAGNNVSLVRSDEMHEAFLAAKKAGKVDHWGVSTHQNAANVLDAAADTGRFSLAQIAITPAGWYDWNAKSIQKDTVPMTQLQPTLDKARAAGIGLVGMKAARHLAGKWMGFGPDRPSSFDGVYDAKFMKAPLTPFQRSYAYVLAHGLDAVNADSQSMEHLKENFVAAATSQQYFA; this is encoded by the coding sequence ATGACATCCTTCGAACGAGCCTTTCCGACCACACGCCGCCGCGCGCTGCAGATTCTCGCCCTCCTCGGACTCGGAGGCGCGGAACTCGCCAAGTCGGCGGGCGCACTCGCCGAGTCAGCGGCGCGAGCCGACGCCGCATGGCCCGAGATGACGTATCGCACGCTCGGCAAGACCGGGTTCGAAGGGAGCCGCCTCGTGTTCGGCTGCGGCGCGGCGCTCATGTTCTGGGGCAAGGACGAGCTGTTGAATGCCGCGTTCGATCACGGCGTGAACGTCTTCGACGTCGGCACGAGCGACTACTACCGCAACGCCGAGTCGAACCTAGCCGCGTTCGCGAAGAAACGGCGTGACAAGATCTTCCTCATCTCGAAGGGCCTCGTCGGTCTCGACGTGCAGCCCGGCGACGAGCTGACGAGCGCGCAACTGAAAACCTGTGCGGCGAACTGGACCAAGTCGATGGACCAAAGCCTCACGGACCTCGCGACCGACCACGTGAACGCGTACTACATCATGGCCGGCAACAACGTCTCCCTGGTGCGCAGTGACGAAATGCACGAGGCGTTCCTCGCGGCAAAGAAGGCGGGTAAGGTCGACCACTGGGGCGTGAGTACTCATCAGAACGCGGCGAACGTCCTGGACGCCGCCGCCGACACGGGCCGCTTCTCTCTTGCACAGATCGCGATCACGCCGGCCGGTTGGTACGACTGGAACGCCAAGTCGATCCAGAAGGACACGGTACCGATGACTCAGCTTCAGCCGACGCTCGACAAGGCCCGCGCGGCCGGCATCGGCCTCGTCGGCATGAAGGCTGCCCGCCATCTCGCCGGCAAGTGGATGGGCTTCGGTCCGGACCGACCGTCGTCCTTCGATGGGGTCTACGACGCGAAGTTCATGAAGGCGCCGCTCACGCCGTTCCAGCGCAGCTACGCCTACGTGCTGGCCCATGGACTCGATGCCGTGAACGCGGACAGCCAGTCGATGGAGCACCTGAAGGAGAACTTCGTCGCAGCGGCAACGTCGCAGCAGTACTTCGCGTAG
- a CDS encoding SDR family oxidoreductase codes for MKDLFSIQGKVALITGGSRGIGEMIAAGFLANGAKVYISSRKADACAAAVERLTSEFGGECTAIPADLSKLEGCEALATELAKRDDHLDILVNNAGATWGAPLAEFPENGWDKVMDTNVKGPFFLVQKCLPLLKKSATHESPSRVINIGSIDGLKTPVFDNFSYGPSKAAIHHLTRVLAAHLVKENILVNAIAPGPFPTWMLSAGVGFGGETDGVDWDRVGQANPRGRVGTMEDIAGLAIFLSSRAGAFTVGEVITCDGGSAVAS; via the coding sequence GTGAAAGATCTGTTCTCGATCCAAGGCAAGGTCGCACTCATCACCGGAGGCTCGCGCGGCATCGGCGAGATGATTGCTGCGGGATTCCTCGCGAACGGCGCGAAGGTCTACATCAGCTCTCGCAAGGCCGACGCGTGCGCCGCAGCCGTCGAACGGCTTACGTCGGAGTTCGGTGGCGAGTGCACCGCGATCCCCGCCGACTTGTCGAAACTGGAAGGGTGCGAAGCACTAGCCACCGAACTCGCCAAGCGCGACGACCATCTCGACATCCTCGTGAACAATGCCGGCGCAACGTGGGGGGCGCCTCTCGCCGAGTTCCCCGAGAACGGCTGGGACAAGGTGATGGACACGAACGTGAAGGGTCCCTTCTTCCTCGTTCAGAAGTGCCTGCCTCTCCTCAAGAAGTCGGCGACGCACGAATCCCCGTCGCGCGTCATCAACATCGGCTCGATCGATGGGCTCAAGACGCCCGTGTTCGACAACTTCTCGTACGGTCCGTCCAAGGCCGCGATTCATCACCTGACCCGGGTTCTTGCCGCCCATCTCGTGAAGGAGAACATCCTGGTGAACGCGATCGCCCCGGGCCCCTTCCCCACCTGGATGCTCAGCGCCGGGGTGGGGTTCGGGGGCGAGACCGACGGCGTCGATTGGGACCGCGTGGGCCAGGCGAATCCGCGCGGCCGGGTCGGTACGATGGAGGACATCGCGGGCCTGGCGATCTTCCTCTCGTCTCGCGCCGGTGCCTTCACCGTCGGCGAGGTCATTACCTGCGACGGCGGCTCGGCCGTCGCCAGCTGA
- a CDS encoding SDR family NAD(P)-dependent oxidoreductase has translation MGKLDGKKALVTGASRGIGKGIALALAEAGADVAIGYRREKDAAEAVVGAIEGLGRRGAAFAADVREYGAVEAMVNNARKVLGGLDIVVANAGVPTRFESTHEVDPGYWDRVIQIDLYGVFHTLRAALPHMREQRDGVLLPVSSVAADACGPKGAAYNAAKAGVNALAKTVSRENARRNVRCNVIAPGLIQTDISDGMQEFHGDLEKTIPLGRIGTVEEVGAMAVYLSSKDAEWITGKVFRIDGGAW, from the coding sequence ATGGGCAAGTTGGACGGCAAGAAGGCGCTCGTGACCGGGGCATCCCGAGGGATCGGGAAGGGAATCGCGCTCGCGCTGGCGGAGGCCGGCGCGGACGTTGCGATTGGCTACCGTCGAGAGAAGGACGCTGCCGAGGCGGTCGTCGGGGCGATCGAAGGTCTGGGTCGCCGCGGTGCCGCCTTTGCCGCGGACGTTCGTGAGTACGGCGCGGTCGAGGCGATGGTGAACAACGCACGGAAGGTGCTCGGTGGTCTCGACATCGTCGTCGCCAACGCGGGTGTGCCGACGCGCTTCGAATCCACGCACGAAGTCGATCCTGGCTATTGGGATCGGGTGATCCAGATCGATCTCTACGGGGTCTTTCACACGTTGCGCGCTGCGCTGCCGCACATGCGCGAGCAACGCGACGGCGTCTTGCTCCCGGTTTCATCCGTCGCCGCGGATGCGTGCGGTCCGAAGGGCGCGGCGTACAACGCGGCCAAGGCGGGCGTGAACGCTCTTGCGAAGACCGTCTCTCGCGAGAACGCCCGTCGGAACGTTCGCTGCAACGTGATCGCCCCCGGTCTGATTCAGACCGATATCTCCGACGGCATGCAGGAATTCCACGGCGATCTGGAGAAGACGATCCCGCTCGGGCGTATCGGTACGGTCGAAGAGGTGGGCGCGATGGCGGTCTATCTCTCGTCTAAGGATGCAGAGTGGATCACGGGCAAGGTCTTCCGCATCGACGGCGGCGCCTGGTAG
- a CDS encoding amidohydrolase family protein — translation MFDLVIRNGMLIDGRRTPRYRADVGVRDGRVASVGKIPKGQAHREIDAEGLIVAPGVVDLHTHYDSQVYWDPWCSISGWHGVTTVVVGNCGFGFAPVRPEARERAMLTMSRNEAVPLECMQEGMPWDWTTYPEFLDSLERTPKGVNVGSYVGLSPLLVWLTGSVEDAKGRRLSGPEKAEGERLLREAMDAGACGWSAQLIGPDTIQRDFDGTPMITDLLHEEDIRFFARALGEIGRGTIQMIGVPKIANLLASESGRPVIFNVLAARTDQHGAPAESHEILIKWLEKANRQGRRIIAQSVTCAIDYQFTLEDWNLFDTSPLWRELTMGTLAEKMEKMRDPARRAALQAEWEAGDAPLAGGGTEKLEVRLGVSLEDLVLAYVTGDDPAVTKWEGHTVGEIAAGTNVHPIDAFLDMSLSCDLGAGWQTVPREIDPTAMREIANCPYAVPGLSDGGAHTKFLTTGTYPTEFLATWVRDHEVMDLEEAHWRLSAYSAQAAGITDRGVIAEGMPADIVVYDLDALELLPAERVFDWPGGAWRLDRRARGWKWTVVNGEVTFEDGECTKATPGRLLRHGRA, via the coding sequence ATGTTCGACCTGGTCATTCGCAACGGTATGCTGATCGATGGGCGACGTACGCCACGCTACCGCGCCGACGTAGGCGTGCGCGATGGCCGCGTCGCTTCGGTCGGGAAGATTCCAAAGGGGCAGGCCCACCGCGAGATCGACGCCGAGGGACTCATCGTGGCCCCGGGCGTCGTCGATCTCCACACCCACTACGACAGCCAGGTCTACTGGGATCCATGGTGCTCGATCTCGGGCTGGCACGGGGTCACGACCGTCGTCGTCGGGAACTGCGGCTTTGGGTTCGCGCCGGTCCGTCCGGAGGCCCGAGAGCGCGCCATGCTCACGATGTCCCGCAACGAGGCGGTCCCGTTGGAATGCATGCAAGAAGGCATGCCCTGGGATTGGACGACGTATCCGGAGTTCCTCGACAGCCTCGAGCGGACACCCAAGGGAGTGAACGTCGGCTCCTACGTCGGGCTGAGCCCGCTGCTGGTCTGGCTGACGGGGTCGGTCGAGGATGCGAAGGGGCGCCGGCTTTCCGGCCCCGAGAAGGCCGAGGGGGAACGTCTTCTCCGTGAGGCGATGGACGCGGGTGCCTGCGGCTGGTCCGCCCAGCTCATCGGCCCCGACACCATCCAGCGCGACTTCGACGGCACGCCGATGATCACGGACCTGCTGCACGAAGAGGACATTCGGTTCTTCGCGCGTGCGCTCGGTGAGATCGGTCGGGGTACCATTCAGATGATCGGCGTGCCGAAGATCGCGAACCTGCTGGCGAGTGAGTCGGGCCGACCCGTGATCTTCAACGTGCTCGCGGCCCGGACCGACCAACACGGAGCGCCGGCGGAGTCTCACGAGATCCTGATCAAGTGGCTCGAGAAGGCGAACCGCCAGGGCAGACGGATCATCGCGCAGTCGGTCACGTGCGCGATCGACTACCAATTCACTCTCGAGGATTGGAACCTGTTCGACACGTCGCCACTCTGGCGGGAGCTGACCATGGGGACGCTCGCGGAGAAGATGGAGAAGATGCGCGATCCGGCCCGTCGTGCGGCCCTGCAAGCGGAGTGGGAGGCCGGAGACGCGCCGCTCGCGGGTGGTGGAACCGAGAAGCTGGAGGTACGCCTCGGTGTCTCGCTCGAAGATCTGGTGCTCGCGTACGTGACGGGCGACGACCCGGCGGTGACGAAGTGGGAAGGCCATACGGTGGGCGAGATCGCCGCCGGCACGAACGTACATCCGATCGACGCCTTCCTGGATATGTCTCTCTCCTGCGATCTCGGCGCCGGTTGGCAAACCGTCCCTCGAGAGATCGATCCGACGGCGATGCGCGAGATCGCGAACTGCCCGTATGCGGTTCCGGGTCTCTCCGACGGAGGCGCTCACACGAAGTTCCTCACGACCGGAACCTATCCGACCGAGTTCCTCGCGACGTGGGTCCGCGATCATGAGGTGATGGATCTGGAAGAGGCGCACTGGCGTCTCTCGGCGTACTCCGCACAGGCGGCCGGAATCACCGACCGCGGGGTGATCGCAGAAGGGATGCCGGCCGACATCGTGGTCTACGACCTGGACGCCCTCGAGCTTCTTCCGGCGGAGCGTGTCTTCGATTGGCCGGGTGGGGCCTGGCGCCTTGATCGCCGGGCGCGGGGGTGGAAGTGGACCGTGGTGAACGGCGAGGTCACGTTCGAAGACGGGGAGTGCACGAAGGCCACGCCGGGCCGGTTGCTCCGGCACGGGAGGGCCTGA
- a CDS encoding TetR/AcrR family transcriptional regulator, protein MDESEVAIIDAAECCFEKFGVAKTSMSHVAAEAAISRTTLYKRFSKIEDVLQAVFVREFDRFERRLAKSLSALSNPAERLAAVVVATAENVPENAGIARLVEGRRSRAEARALAVGRSALSDRVETMISKPLDDLAALGRLHADLDRPEVIEWVRRLVLALAVAPQPGRRSLRARRCHVEKFLIPSICKPQSPSSHGKRRRSPAEGRT, encoded by the coding sequence GTGGACGAGTCCGAGGTGGCGATCATCGATGCGGCCGAATGCTGCTTCGAGAAGTTCGGCGTCGCGAAGACGTCGATGTCGCACGTGGCCGCGGAGGCCGCGATCTCCCGGACGACGCTGTACAAGCGCTTCTCGAAGATCGAGGACGTGTTGCAGGCCGTTTTCGTTCGAGAGTTCGATCGCTTCGAGCGCCGCCTCGCGAAGAGCCTCTCCGCGCTGTCGAATCCGGCGGAACGACTTGCCGCGGTCGTCGTCGCGACCGCCGAGAACGTTCCCGAGAACGCCGGGATCGCTCGCCTGGTGGAAGGGCGCCGAAGCCGAGCTGAAGCACGTGCCCTGGCGGTCGGCCGCAGTGCTTTGAGCGACCGAGTCGAGACGATGATCAGCAAACCACTCGATGATCTCGCCGCACTCGGGCGTCTGCACGCGGACCTGGACAGGCCGGAAGTCATCGAGTGGGTTCGCCGGCTCGTGCTGGCGTTGGCCGTGGCGCCGCAGCCGGGCCGTCGTTCTCTGCGCGCGCGTCGTTGCCACGTCGAGAAGTTCTTGATCCCCAGTATTTGCAAACCACAATCGCCATCGTCCCATGGTAAACGCCGGCGGAGCCCGGCCGAAGGGAGAACATGA
- a CDS encoding nuclear transport factor 2 family protein, whose product MGSPKTALDLDAQKVHEIFSMWDKYVPTVEELREWFTDDLVFEDPLQRTEGIVEYREMNERLLKKNHDLKIQMEAAAQTGLHIMFTFSLSMAPSPKRPQTRIYNTGMTYVRLNDEGKIEYHRDFWDFNTMFLSAFPKGAQEFYKKMVKKLG is encoded by the coding sequence ATGGGAAGTCCGAAAACAGCGCTCGACCTAGATGCGCAGAAGGTCCACGAGATCTTCTCGATGTGGGACAAGTACGTGCCGACCGTCGAGGAACTCCGGGAGTGGTTCACCGATGATCTGGTGTTCGAGGATCCGTTGCAGCGCACCGAAGGCATTGTCGAGTACCGCGAGATGAACGAGCGGCTCCTCAAGAAGAACCACGACCTCAAGATCCAGATGGAGGCCGCCGCTCAGACCGGTCTGCACATCATGTTCACGTTCTCGCTCAGCATGGCGCCGAGCCCGAAGCGTCCACAGACGCGGATCTACAACACGGGGATGACGTACGTGCGTCTCAATGACGAAGGCAAGATTGAGTACCACCGCGATTTCTGGGACTTCAATACGATGTTCCTGTCGGCGTTCCCCAAGGGCGCCCAGGAGTTTTACAAGAAGATGGTGAAGAAGCTCGGCTGA
- a CDS encoding nuclear transport factor 2 family protein yields MAKSNSDLMRENLAGFDRFDYEFVASGYADDGVLHFVQRKPIQGRAEILAFFTRQFEPITNTRIEIKNVVESGNLVMVERIDHYEYKGIPISCPVANAAEFGDGKIKVWREYFDQQFAVKLVQKGMESRKQGG; encoded by the coding sequence ATGGCGAAATCCAACAGCGACTTGATGCGCGAGAATCTCGCGGGCTTTGACCGGTTCGACTACGAGTTCGTGGCGAGCGGGTACGCGGACGATGGGGTGCTCCATTTCGTCCAGCGGAAACCGATTCAGGGTCGGGCCGAGATCCTGGCGTTCTTCACGCGTCAGTTCGAGCCGATTACGAATACGCGGATTGAGATCAAGAACGTGGTCGAGTCGGGAAACCTCGTCATGGTCGAGCGGATCGACCACTACGAGTACAAGGGCATCCCGATCTCGTGCCCGGTCGCGAACGCGGCCGAGTTCGGGGATGGGAAGATCAAGGTCTGGCGCGAGTACTTCGACCAGCAGTTCGCCGTGAAGCTGGTTCAAAAGGGCATGGAGTCCCGGAAGCAAGGAGGCTGA